One window of the Camelina sativa cultivar DH55 chromosome 1, Cs, whole genome shotgun sequence genome contains the following:
- the LOC104709166 gene encoding uncharacterized protein LOC104709166 has protein sequence MQTISKGNKNLKKYIEHINRLPRDLRQQRTRILQEQEQQLLMDPPMQRPRQIGAGDAPNTHTQRAGIVPPAVTNNNFEIKSGLITMIQSKQFHGLPMEDPLDHLDEFDRHCGLNKINGVSEESFKLRLFPFYLGDKAHLWEKNLPTGAITTWDGCKKAFMAKFKGYQTQCPHHGFSNESLLSTLYRGVLPKIRMFLDTESNGNFLNKHVDEGWELVENLAQSDGNYNEDYDRTVRFVEPAQDEKYKKYLKTMHDKLDKIPLSQQNNIHFLAEDDTTVQAGENEMAELCYVQNQGGFKPYKFKNNNLSYRSINVANPQDQVYLPQQPQQQHNYVPKQQHQGFQAPMCPPPGFQTNQSQEPDLRAMMQQLLLGQANGQLETAKKLNELIQRLDSSYNDLNIKFESLNSKVKFMESNIASTSAPKPN, from the exons ATGCAAACCATATCGAAAGGAAACAAGAACCTTAAGAAATACATTGAGCACATCAACCGTTTACCAAGAGATTTGAGGCAACAGAGAACCAGAATCcttcaggaacaagaacaacagtTGCTGATGGATCCACCAATGCAAAGGCCAAGACAAAttggagcaggagatgctccaaacACTCATACACAAAGAGCTGGAATAGTCCCACCTGCAGtaacaaacaataattttgagattAAAAGTGGACTGATTACTATGATTCAGTCAAAACAATTTCATGGtctgcctatggaggatcccttagatcatcttgatgagtttgataggcatTGTGGCCTCAACAAGATTAATGGTGTAAGTGAAGAAAGTTTCAAGCTTAGACTCTTTCCTTTCTATCTTGGAGATAAGGCTCATTTGTGGGAGAAGAATTTGCCAACAGGAGCTATAACAACCTGGGATGGCTGCAAAAAGGCCTTcatggccaa gTTTAAAGGCTACCAAACCCAATGTCCACATCATGGGTTTAGTAATGAGTCTCTCCTTAGCACACTATACAGAGGAGTACTACCAAAGATTAGAATGTTTCTGGACACTGAATCTAATGGCAATTTCCTCAACAAACATGTGGATGAAGGATGGGAACTGGTAGAAAACTTGGCCCAATCAgatgggaactacaatgaagactatgataGGACTGTAAGATTTGTTGAACCTGCCCAAgatgagaagtacaagaaaTATTTAAAGACTATGCATGACAAGTTAGACAAGATTCCGCTTAGTCAGCAGAACAACATTCACTTTCTTGCTGAGGACGACACAACAGTTCAAGCTGGAGAGAATGAAATGGCAGAGTTGTGTTATGTACAGAACCAAGGTGGTTTCAAACCTTACaagttcaagaacaacaatctgtCTTACAGAAGTATTAATGTGGCAAACCCACAAGACCAAGTTTATCTTCCTCAACAGCCCCAACAACAGCACAATTATGTCCCCAAGCAGCAACACCAGGGTTTCCAGGCTCcaatgtgtcccccaccagggtttcagactaaccagaGCCAGGAACCAGatttaagagctatgatgcagcaGTTGCTACTTGGACAAGCAAATGGGCAGCTTGAGACAGCAAAGAAGTTAAATGAGCTAATCCAGAGGCTGGATTcttcttacaatgatctgaatattAAGTTTGAGAGTTTGAATTCTAAAGTCAAGTTCATGGAGAGTAACATTGCTTCTACATCAGCTCCTAAGCCAAACTAA
- the LOC104793139 gene encoding transcription factor bHLH84, translating to MEAMGEWSTGLGGMYTEEADFMNQLLASYEQPCGGSSSETTATLAAYHHGQGSQWTGGFCFSQESRSYSGYCTVVPQQEEDDNKMEDSTINTDLYLVGEETCECDVAEYSRKSLLPLENAEESHDHNVLQPENSLTTTTTDEKLLRPCESSKKRMRATSTDKNKRANKTRRSQKGVEMSGDNDNSGEEEDTEKAAGKRKNKPSKPQKTCCSDDESNGGETFLSKEDGEDSKALNLNGKTRASRGAATDPQSLYARKRRERINERLRILQNLVPNGTKVDISTMLEEAVQYVKFLQLQIKLLSSDDLWMYAPIAYNGMDIGLDLKLNALTR from the exons ATGGAAGCAATGGGAGAATGGAGCACCGGCCTAGGCGGAATGTATACAGAAGAAGCTGACTTCATGAATCAGCTCCTTGCCTCCTATGAGCAACCTTGTGGCGGTTCATCTTCAGAGACAACCGCCACACTCGCAGCCTACCACCACGGCCAGGGTTCTCAGTGGACTGGCGGATTTTGCTTCTCCCAGGAAAGCAGAAGCTACAGTGGTTACTGCACGGTTGTgccacaacaagaagaagacgataaTAAGATGGAGGACTCGACAATCAACACGGACTTGTACCTAGTTGGTGAAGAGACGTGTGAATGTGACGTGGCTGAATACTCCCGTAAGAGTCTCTTGCCTTTGGAGAACGCTGAAGAAAGCCACGACCATAATGTGCTCCAGCCTGAGAACTCCTTGACAACGACCACAACTGATGAGAAATTGTTAAGACCATGCGAGAGTTCAAAGAAGAGGATGCGTGCCACATCAACTGAT AAGAACAAGAGAGCCAACAAGACGCGGAGGAGCCAGAAAGGCGTAGAGATGAGTGGCGATAATGACAATagcggtgaagaagaagatacggAGAAGGCTGCAgggaagagaaagaacaaaccgtCTAAGCCGCAAAAGACTTGTTGTTCGGATGATGAATCAAACGGTGGAGAAACTTTCTTATCCAAAGAAGATGGTGAGGACTCAAAGGCTCTCAACCTCAACGGCAAGACTAGGGCCAGCCGCGGGGCTGCCACTGATCCTCAAAGCCTTTACGCAAGG aaaagaagagagaggataAACGAGAGGCTAAGGATTTTGCAAAATCTTGTCCCTAATGGAACAAAG GTCGATATTAGCACGATGTTGGAAGAAGCAGTACAATACGTCAAATTTCTACAGCTCCAAATTAAG TTATTGAGCTCTGATGATCTATGGATGTACGCGCCCATTGCTTACAACGGGATGGACATTGGCCTTGACCTAAAACTCAATGCACTAACCAGATGA